In one Myotis daubentonii chromosome 1, mMyoDau2.1, whole genome shotgun sequence genomic region, the following are encoded:
- the NKX3-2 gene encoding homeobox protein Nkx-3.2 — protein MAVRGANTLTPFSIQAILNKKEERGGLPAPEGRRVPGGTPVAVAGAPAVCCWRLFGENDGGALGGAEDSLLASPAGTRMAAGRTAESPGGWDSDSALSEDNEGGRRGADAPRASRAGRAGGTLGLVQPVCELPAAKDLEEEAVGRSDSEMSASVSGDRSPRAEDDGVGPEGARVPALCSGAGGGSGGGGPAGGAEEEEEPVAPKPRKKRSRAAFSHAQVFELERRFNHQRYLSGPERADLAASLKLTETQVKIWFQNRRYKTKRRQMAADLLASAPAAKKVAVKVLVRDDQRQYLPGEVLRPPSLLPLQPSYYYPYYCLPGWALSTCAAAAGTQ, from the exons ATGGCTGTGCGCGGCGCCAACACCTTGACGCCCTTCTCCATCCAGGCGATCCTCAACAAGAAAGAGGAGCGCGGCGGACTACCCGCGCCGGAGGGGCGCCGGGTACCCGGGGGCACACCGGTAGCAGTGGCTGGGGCGCCTGCTGTCTGCTGCTGGCGGCTCTTTGGGGAGAACGACGGGGGCGCTCTGGGGGGCGCCGAGGACTCTCTGCTGGCGTCGCCTGCCGGGACCAGAATGGCTGCGGGGCGGACCGCGGAGAGCCCGGGTGGCTGGGACTCGGACTCGGCGCTGAGCGAGGACAACGAGGGCGGGCGGCGCGGCGCTGACGCGCCTAGGGCCAGTCGGGCCGGCCGTGCGGGAGGGACCCTGGGCCTCGTCCAGCCGGTCTGCGAGCTGCCCGCCGCCAAGGACCTGGAGGAGGAAGCCGTGGGCCGGAGCGACAGCGAGATGTCCGCCAGCGTCTCAG GCGACCGCAGCCCGAGGGCGGAGGACGACGGTGTTGGCCCGGAAGGCGCCCGCGTGCCCGCGCTGTGCAGCGGGGCGGGAggtggcagcggcggcggcgggccggcgggcggcgcggaggaggaggaggagccggtgGCGCCGAAGCCGCGCAAGAAGCGCTCGCGGGCCGCCTTCTCCCACGCGCAGGTCTTCGAGCTGGAGCGCCGCTTCAACCACCAGCGCTACCTGTCTGGGCCCGAGCGCGCCGACCTGGCCGCGTCGCTGAAGCTCACTGAGACGCAGGTGAAGATCTGGTTCCAGAACCGTCGCTACAAGACCAAGCGCCGGCAGATGGCTGCCGACCTGCTGGCCTCCGCGCCCGCAGCCAAGAAGGTGGCGGTGAAGGTGCTGGTGCGCGACGACCAGAGACAGTACCTGCCCGGCGAGGTGCTGCGGCCGCCCTCGCTGCTGCCGCTGCAGCCCTCCTACTACTACCCTTACTATTGCCTCCCGGGCTGGGCGCTTTCTACGTGCGCAGCCGCCGCGGGCACCCAGTGA